One genomic segment of Acidobacteriota bacterium includes these proteins:
- a CDS encoding tetratricopeptide repeat protein produces the protein MRRAAEQGDASAQFRLGRMYARGEGVAENLVEAATWTRQAAEQGLPKAQLYLGHMHHVGDGVPEDYRAAAKWYRKAADQGNPEAQAALGRMYFLGKGVPKDDRKGVKWTRQAAERRHARAQTTLGFMYRHGRKVLENHQEAVKWYRLAADQGHASAQFTLGDMYAKGEGVPEDYVQAYTWFILAAAQGEERAFKLKDELRLTMTSEQVAEAQKLASELQERIELSNNR, from the coding sequence TTGCGCCGGGCTGCTGAACAAGGAGATGCCAGCGCACAATTCAGGCTGGGCCGCATGTACGCCAGGGGCGAGGGGGTGGCGGAAAACCTCGTGGAAGCCGCCACCTGGACACGCCAGGCCGCTGAACAAGGGCTTCCCAAGGCTCAGCTTTATCTCGGCCATATGCACCACGTGGGCGACGGAGTGCCGGAGGACTACCGAGCGGCGGCGAAGTGGTACCGGAAAGCTGCCGATCAGGGGAACCCCGAGGCCCAAGCCGCCCTGGGGCGCATGTACTTCCTTGGCAAGGGGGTGCCGAAGGACGACCGGAAGGGAGTGAAGTGGACCCGCCAAGCCGCTGAACGCAGACACGCCAGGGCTCAAACAACCTTGGGCTTCATGTACCGCCATGGAAGAAAGGTGCTGGAGAATCACCAAGAGGCGGTGAAGTGGTATCGGCTGGCCGCCGATCAGGGCCATGCCAGCGCGCAATTCACGCTGGGCGACATGTACGCCAAGGGCGAGGGAGTGCCGGAGGACTATGTACAAGCCTATACTTGGTTCATTCTTGCCGCTGCCCAGGGTGAAGAGAGAGCATTCAAGTTGAAGGACGAGCTCAGACTGACCATGACCTCCGAGCAAGTAGCCGAGGCGCAGAAACTTGCCTCCGAGCTCCAGGAGCGCATCGAACTTTCAAACAACCGTTAG
- a CDS encoding sialidase family protein, which translates to MNTNSIDTGKPGGLGNRVLNRRTRRGPFVRNQSCQVVSRETGSQAARPARTGKPLLGSGGPWTGRAGIALAGGLVWLLLGVFHQGAERYVAIDNVCAWPNLTLMPDGSVVATIFNRPYHGLDVGDVECWYSPDGRLWEKRGSPAVHEGKSNRMNVAAGLAHDGSLVVLASGWGGRDFREKILPTLVARSSDGGRSWSRSSSVQLPQEVDFLIPFGDIVQGEGKMLAASFYHEIPGTANAYLLFSRDDGRSWGEAVKLAPHDYNETALLLLRPDRWLAASRSHADGHLALFVSEDEGKHWAKSELLTLPGHHPAHLLRMADGRVLLTYGIREKGHHGIGYRTSEDEGQTWSRPTRIVNLEETTDGGYPSTVQMADGTLLTAYYSNRIPQHRRYHMGAVRWVLEK; encoded by the coding sequence ATGAACACCAATAGCATTGATACGGGGAAGCCGGGCGGTCTCGGGAACCGGGTCTTGAATCGCCGAACGCGGCGCGGCCCGTTCGTTCGGAACCAATCCTGCCAAGTCGTTTCCAGAGAGACAGGGTCCCAGGCGGCAAGGCCGGCCCGCACCGGGAAGCCCCTGCTCGGATCCGGAGGGCCCTGGACGGGCCGCGCCGGCATTGCGTTGGCCGGCGGTCTCGTCTGGTTGCTGCTGGGCGTCTTCCACCAGGGGGCCGAACGATACGTGGCCATCGACAATGTCTGCGCCTGGCCCAACCTGACACTGATGCCGGACGGAAGCGTGGTGGCGACCATCTTCAACCGGCCCTATCACGGATTGGACGTCGGTGACGTGGAGTGCTGGTATAGCCCGGACGGCCGTCTTTGGGAAAAACGGGGCAGCCCGGCAGTTCACGAGGGGAAGAGCAATCGGATGAACGTGGCGGCCGGATTGGCCCATGACGGATCCCTGGTGGTGCTGGCCTCGGGATGGGGTGGTCGTGATTTCCGGGAAAAGATTCTGCCCACTCTGGTGGCGCGATCATCGGACGGCGGCAGGAGCTGGAGTCGATCCTCCTCGGTGCAGTTGCCGCAGGAAGTGGATTTCCTGATTCCCTTCGGAGACATCGTTCAGGGCGAAGGCAAAATGCTGGCGGCCAGCTTCTACCACGAAATCCCGGGGACGGCTAACGCCTACCTGTTGTTCAGTCGGGACGATGGACGCAGTTGGGGCGAAGCCGTCAAGCTGGCGCCCCATGACTACAACGAGACGGCCCTGTTGCTGCTGCGCCCCGATCGCTGGCTGGCCGCCTCCCGGAGTCACGCCGACGGCCATCTGGCGCTTTTCGTCTCGGAAGACGAGGGGAAGCACTGGGCCAAGTCGGAACTCCTGACCCTTCCCGGGCACCATCCGGCCCACCTGCTGCGGATGGCCGATGGTCGCGTCCTGCTGACCTATGGGATTCGGGAGAAAGGGCACCACGGCATCGGCTACCGTACCAGTGAGGACGAAGGCCAAACCTGGAGTCGTCCCACCCGCATCGTCAACCTTGAAGAAACCACCGACGGAGGATACCCCTCGACCGTCCAGATGGCGGATGGAACCCTGCTGACCGCCTACTACAGCAACCGGATCCCCCAGCACCGGCGCTACCACATGGGAGCGGTGCGCTGGGTCTTGGAGAAGTAG
- a CDS encoding RNA polymerase sigma factor, translating to MSDDFHVLPTPKLKQAAKDCPLLEGNSEAWIVCCSRRFFPLARRVAGDDDLVHDVLQTSWIKILQSLNHASFNGPKACPWVHRIVTNTAKDLHGKQVRRREDPLQDHRTPTQDPEALAQERELLMLLREMIDLLPGTYRQVIKLRLYQGFSNKQISRRLHVSRGNVAVRMNRAITLLKRRIDARARSLSKEGS from the coding sequence ATGTCTGACGATTTTCACGTTCTGCCCACTCCTAAACTGAAGCAAGCCGCTAAAGATTGTCCGCTGCTTGAAGGCAATAGCGAAGCCTGGATTGTCTGCTGCTCCCGCCGCTTCTTTCCTCTCGCCAGGCGGGTCGCCGGCGACGACGATCTGGTGCATGATGTCCTGCAGACCAGTTGGATCAAGATCCTTCAATCCCTCAATCATGCCTCCTTCAACGGACCGAAGGCCTGTCCGTGGGTGCATCGGATCGTTACCAACACGGCCAAGGACTTGCATGGGAAACAGGTCCGCCGCCGCGAAGATCCACTTCAAGACCACAGAACCCCGACCCAGGACCCTGAAGCTCTTGCCCAGGAAAGAGAACTGTTGATGCTACTCAGGGAAATGATCGATCTGCTGCCGGGAACCTACCGCCAGGTCATCAAGCTGCGTCTCTACCAGGGGTTCTCCAACAAGCAGATCTCACGACGCCTTCACGTATCTCGCGGCAATGTCGCCGTCCGCATGAATCGTGCCATCACTCTGCTCAAGCGCCGCATCGATGCCCGGGCGCGATCATTGTCGAAAGAAGGCTCCTAG